Proteins co-encoded in one Candidatus Blochmannia sp. SNP genomic window:
- the ndk gene encoding nucleoside-diphosphate kinase encodes MIFKEHTLSIIKPDAVAKNIIGSIINRFETSGLSVMEVKILKLTYIQASEFYCEHQKKHFFESLINFMISGPIFVQILAGNNSIQRNREIMGATNPKHALAGTIRSDYGYDCTKNAIHGSDSKKSAMREIHYFFNT; translated from the coding sequence ATGATTTTTAAAGAACATACACTATCAATTATAAAACCTGATGCGGTTGCAAAAAATATAATTGGATCTATAATTAATAGATTTGAAACTTCTGGTCTTTCTGTTATGGAAGTTAAGATACTAAAACTAACATATATACAAGCTTCTGAGTTTTATTGCGAACATCAAAAAAAACATTTTTTTGAAAGTTTAATAAATTTTATGATTTCTGGACCAATATTTGTACAAATACTAGCAGGTAATAATTCAATACAACGGAATAGAGAAATAATGGGAGCCACTAATCCAAAGCATGCGTTAGCAGGGACTATTAGATCCGATTATGGTTATGATTGTACTAAAAATGCTATTCATGGATCAGATTCTAAAAAATCAGCTATGCGTGAAATCCATTATTTCTTTAATACATAA
- the rlmN gene encoding 23S rRNA (adenine(2503)-C(2))-methyltransferase RlmN produces the protein MYIKKINLLNMNKEELIIFFSKLGEKPFRSHQIMRWMYHDYCDDFNQMTNLSKSLRIKLNQIAEIRAPIITKKQLSSDGTIKWAMKVDQQQIETVYIPEDMRTTLCISSQIGCPLGCSFCGTAQQGFNRNLHVSEIIGQIWRISKLIALNKHTKIKNNSPITNIVFMGMGEPLLNIINVVSAIKIMLDNLGFGFSKRHITISTAGVVPGITKLKNMIDIPLAISLHAPNDLIRSKIMPINKKYNINSVLEAIREYLKQTKTKHSRVVTIEYILLDHINDEILHAHQLAKKLKGIPCKINLIPWNPIPNVQYTCSSHIRTHAFLKILLKYNIVTIIRKIRGADINAACGQLTGEVINRINYNMIHH, from the coding sequence ATGTATATAAAAAAAATTAATTTACTTAATATGAACAAAGAAGAATTAATAATTTTTTTCTCTAAATTAGGTGAAAAACCTTTCCGTTCTCATCAAATAATGAGATGGATGTACCATGACTATTGTGATGATTTTAATCAAATGACAAATTTGAGTAAATCTTTAAGAATAAAATTAAATCAAATAGCAGAGATTCGCGCCCCAATAATTACAAAAAAACAACTATCTTCAGATGGAACGATTAAATGGGCGATGAAAGTTGATCAACAACAAATAGAAACAGTTTATATTCCTGAAGATATGAGAACCACATTATGTATTTCATCACAAATTGGATGTCCTTTAGGATGTAGTTTTTGTGGAACAGCACAGCAAGGATTTAACAGAAATTTACATGTATCAGAAATTATTGGTCAAATTTGGAGAATATCAAAACTCATTGCTCTAAATAAACACACTAAAATAAAAAATAACTCTCCCATTACTAATATAGTATTTATGGGAATGGGAGAACCATTACTAAACATTATTAATGTGGTGTCAGCAATAAAAATTATGTTAGATAATCTTGGTTTTGGGTTTTCAAAACGACATATCACTATCTCAACTGCTGGAGTTGTCCCAGGTATAACAAAACTAAAAAATATGATTGATATACCGCTAGCTATATCTCTACATGCTCCAAATGATCTCATCAGAAGCAAAATTATGCCGATTAATAAAAAATATAACATTAATAGTGTACTAGAAGCAATACGTGAATATTTAAAACAAACTAAAACTAAACACAGTCGGGTGGTGACAATAGAATATATACTATTGGATCATATTAATGATGAGATTTTACACGCCCATCAACTAGCAAAAAAACTTAAAGGTATTCCATGTAAAATTAATTTAATTCCATGGAATCCAATCCCGAACGTACAATACACATGCAGCTCCCATATTCGTACTCACGCGTTTCTTAAAATCTTATTAAAATATAACATAGTGACTATTATAAGAAAAATAAGAGGCGCAGATATTAATGCTGCTTGTGGGCAGTTAACAGGAGAAGTAATTAACCGGATAAATTATAATATGATTCATCATTAA
- the ispG gene encoding flavodoxin-dependent (E)-4-hydroxy-3-methylbut-2-enyl-diphosphate synthase has translation MNNISNIIRRKSTRIYIGNIPIGDGAPIAVQSMVNTRTINILETVKQINALKKAGVDIVRVSIPTMDAAEAFKIIKQQTVDIPLIADIHFDYRIALKAAEYGADCLRINPGNIGNNKRIRSVVHCAQDKNIPIRIGINSGSLERDLQKKYDGNPTEHILLESAMRHVDILDKLNFHQFKVSVKSSDVLITVEAYRILASKINQPLHIGLTESGALRNGTVKSAIALGFLLHEGIGDTIRISLAADPIEEVKVAFDILRVLKIRAHGINFIACPGCARQEFNVINVVNALEEKVSDITTPMDISIIGCVVNGPGEAVKSTIGVAGAHNKSGIYEDGIRQQKRCDNISIVEELERRIRAKSESINKNNPDTYHIKHNKQFKSNT, from the coding sequence ATGAATAATATCTCAAACATTATTCGCCGAAAGTCTACACGTATTTATATTGGTAATATTCCTATTGGAGATGGAGCACCTATTGCAGTACAATCCATGGTCAACACTCGTACTATAAACATATTAGAAACAGTTAAACAAATCAATGCTTTAAAAAAAGCAGGAGTAGATATTGTTCGAGTATCAATACCCACCATGGATGCAGCTGAAGCCTTCAAAATAATTAAACAACAAACAGTCGATATTCCATTAATAGCAGACATTCATTTTGATTATCGCATTGCATTAAAAGCAGCTGAGTATGGAGCAGATTGTTTACGTATTAATCCTGGCAATATCGGAAATAATAAACGTATTCGGTCTGTAGTACATTGTGCCCAAGATAAGAACATACCTATTCGTATTGGTATAAACTCTGGTTCTCTTGAACGCGATTTACAAAAAAAATACGACGGAAATCCAACAGAACATATTCTGTTAGAATCAGCAATGAGGCACGTAGATATTTTAGACAAATTAAACTTTCATCAATTTAAAGTCAGCGTCAAATCTTCCGACGTACTAATAACGGTAGAGGCATATCGTATATTAGCATCTAAAATAAATCAACCATTGCACATAGGTCTTACTGAATCGGGTGCATTACGTAATGGCACAGTAAAATCTGCAATAGCTTTAGGTTTCTTATTACATGAAGGGATCGGAGATACAATACGTATATCATTAGCCGCAGATCCTATAGAAGAAGTTAAAGTAGCGTTTGACATTTTGAGAGTTTTAAAGATTCGTGCTCATGGTATTAATTTTATAGCTTGCCCAGGTTGCGCCCGACAAGAATTTAACGTAATCAATGTAGTTAATGCTTTAGAAGAAAAAGTAAGCGATATCACAACACCCATGGATATATCTATTATTGGATGTGTAGTCAATGGACCAGGAGAAGCAGTGAAGTCAACAATTGGAGTCGCCGGAGCACATAATAAAAGTGGTATATATGAAGATGGTATACGACAACAAAAAAGATGTGATAATATATCAATTGTTGAAGAATTAGAACGACGTATTAGAGCTAAATCTGAATCAATAAATAAAAATAATCCTGATACTTACCATATCAAACATAATAAACAATTCAAAAGTAATACATGA
- the hisS gene encoding histidine--tRNA ligase — protein sequence MIKYNTKIQSIRGMHDYLPQDTTIWQYVENTLITILNSYGYREIRFPIVEDTNLFKRSIGEMTDVIEKEMYSFNDRNNKNLTLRPEGTSGCVRAGIEHGLFYKKEQRLWYLGPMFRYERPQKGRYRQFHQFSAEAFGQIGPDIDVELILITARYWKQLGISHHLSLELNSIGSLSSRSNYRKKLITFLEKHSNNLDHNDLRRLYSNPMRILDTKNSKTKELLLHAPMLSDYLDNDSHTHFSELCQLLDLLKIPYTVNPYLVRGLDYYNKTVFEWVTDSLGVKKTICAGGRYDELVQELGGDAVPAVGFSIGLERVILLMQEIDNKAFLDKKNTRIDIDVYLISLGDNAKKYSILLSEHIHSILPSIRLMVHHGKNNIKKQLHSANKHKTRTILIINEKNYLTKTVILKNLQLGTQETLQHDEITERLRHILYIN from the coding sequence ATGATTAAATATAACACAAAAATACAATCTATTCGTGGCATGCATGATTACTTGCCACAAGACACAACTATATGGCAATACGTAGAAAATACACTTATAACTATACTAAATAGTTATGGATACAGGGAAATTAGATTTCCTATTGTTGAAGACACAAATTTATTCAAACGTTCAATTGGAGAAATGACAGATGTAATAGAAAAAGAAATGTATAGCTTTAATGATCGCAATAATAAAAACTTAACATTACGCCCAGAAGGAACATCTGGATGCGTACGAGCGGGTATTGAACACGGACTGTTTTATAAGAAAGAACAACGTCTATGGTACCTCGGGCCAATGTTTCGCTATGAACGTCCTCAAAAAGGACGTTATAGACAATTTCATCAGTTTAGCGCCGAAGCTTTTGGGCAAATAGGGCCCGATATAGATGTTGAATTAATTTTAATTACTGCTCGTTATTGGAAACAATTAGGAATTAGCCATCATTTATCATTAGAATTGAATTCAATCGGCTCATTATCATCTAGATCAAATTATCGAAAAAAATTAATAACCTTTTTAGAAAAACACTCAAACAATTTAGATCATAATGATTTACGTCGTTTATACTCTAATCCCATGCGAATATTAGATACAAAAAATAGTAAAACTAAAGAATTATTACTTCATGCTCCCATGTTAAGTGATTATTTAGATAATGATTCACATACTCATTTTTCTGAATTATGTCAATTATTAGATCTATTAAAAATACCATATACAGTTAATCCATATTTGGTACGCGGCTTAGATTATTATAACAAAACAGTTTTTGAATGGGTTACCGATAGCTTAGGGGTAAAAAAAACTATCTGTGCTGGTGGCCGTTATGATGAGTTAGTACAAGAATTAGGAGGAGATGCAGTCCCTGCTGTAGGATTTTCTATAGGGTTAGAACGTGTAATTTTGTTAATGCAAGAAATCGACAATAAGGCTTTTTTAGATAAAAAAAATACACGCATTGACATTGATGTATATTTAATTAGCTTAGGAGATAATGCTAAAAAATATTCAATACTACTATCTGAACATATTCATTCAATATTACCATCTATACGATTAATGGTACACCATGGGAAAAATAATATAAAAAAACAACTTCATTCCGCTAATAAACATAAGACACGCACTATATTAATCATAAATGAAAAAAATTATCTTACAAAAACGGTTATATTAAAAAACTTACAATTGGGCACCCAAGAAACATTACAGCACGATGAAATTACTGAAAGATTAAGACATATATTATATATAAATTAG
- the der gene encoding ribosome biogenesis GTPase Der: protein MFPIITLIGQKNVGKSTLFNKLTHTHDALISNDPGLTRDRQYGYFQCKQFKSILIDTGGIDRLHYNIKKENIQNYITHQTILSIQEADIILFLMDKQSIGTSINYDIFNFLKKLKKPIFIVINKIDDIPYHIHNIRWDCYSFSTKNTIFISAIHGNGINNLLKNISLLISKNILNHKNNIPKTNLNTTIHKNYINSLSYNKKNNPDTITLAVVGRPNSGKSTFINYILGKDRMITCNIPGTTRNSIHIPIIYNKQKYTLIDTAGVRKRKKINDIAEKISISKTLQIIKTAHILLFMGDVDLGISDQDLYLLRFIVNNGKALIIIFNKWDKISPDLHQKTKKNLYEKINFVNFTKIHFISALYGDGIKTLFQSIKETHLHSQSTKTISTMRLINILHEAISKSPPPLLHGRRIKPKYVHVGKHNPLTLIIHGNHVSKLPNSYKQYLKKYFYRILNITGVLLTIQFKDTINPFINK from the coding sequence ATGTTCCCTATTATCACATTAATTGGACAAAAAAATGTAGGAAAATCTACCTTATTTAATAAATTAACACATACACATGATGCTTTAATTTCTAATGATCCAGGATTAACTCGAGACCGACAATATGGTTACTTTCAATGCAAACAATTCAAATCTATTCTAATAGACACTGGAGGTATTGATAGGCTACATTATAATATAAAAAAAGAAAATATTCAAAATTATATAACTCACCAAACAATTTTATCAATACAAGAAGCTGATATTATACTATTCCTTATGGATAAACAATCTATAGGAACATCTATAAATTATGACATTTTTAATTTCTTAAAAAAATTAAAAAAACCTATATTTATTGTTATTAATAAAATTGATGATATTCCATATCATATCCATAATATTAGATGGGATTGTTATTCTTTTAGTACAAAAAATACTATCTTTATTTCTGCAATTCATGGAAACGGAATTAATAATTTATTAAAAAATATATCTCTACTAATTTCAAAAAATATATTAAATCACAAAAATAATATACCTAAAACTAATTTAAATACAACTATTCATAAAAACTACATAAATTCACTATCATACAATAAAAAAAATAACCCTGATACTATTACATTAGCTGTCGTAGGAAGACCTAATTCTGGAAAATCTACTTTTATTAATTATATTTTAGGAAAGGACCGTATGATCACCTGTAATATACCAGGCACTACTCGAAATTCTATTCACATACCCATTATATACAATAAACAAAAATACACACTAATTGATACAGCAGGGGTACGAAAAAGAAAAAAAATAAACGACATAGCAGAAAAAATTTCTATTTCTAAAACACTTCAAATCATCAAGACTGCACACATCCTGTTATTTATGGGCGATGTAGATTTAGGAATATCTGATCAAGATTTATACTTATTACGATTTATTGTAAATAATGGAAAAGCATTAATAATTATTTTTAATAAATGGGATAAAATATCTCCAGATCTACATCAAAAAACCAAAAAAAACCTATACGAAAAAATAAATTTTGTTAATTTTACCAAAATACACTTCATTTCAGCATTGTACGGTGACGGTATTAAAACATTATTTCAATCAATCAAAGAAACACATTTACATTCACAGTCTACAAAAACTATTAGTACAATGCGTTTAATCAACATTCTACATGAAGCTATCTCTAAATCTCCTCCTCCACTTCTACACGGTAGAAGAATCAAACCTAAATATGTTCACGTTGGCAAACATAATCCATTAACTTTAATAATTCATGGAAATCATGTTAGTAAATTACCTAACAGTTATAAACAGTATTTAAAAAAATATTTCTATCGTATATTAAATATTACAGGTGTTTTATTAACCATACAATTTAAAGACACCATTAATCCATTTATTAATAAATAA